In Anthocerotibacter panamensis C109, the sequence CCGAAACAATACTTAGTCCTCGTATAGCCGGCACTCAGCAGCGTCGGGGTTACTGTCACAGTACTGTTCCAGGGAGGTCTTGGGCGGGACTTGGGTCTTGCGGTGGGAGGCTTCGGCTTGCAGTTCTTCGACTGCATCCCAAGCAACCGCGCACTCTTTGGAGCCATCGCCCTTGATCTCACAAACCTCACGAGCTTCGGCCACTTCTTTTTGAATTAACTGATTCAGGTCAGTCATGTCGTATTCCTTCTAGAAAAGCAATAGAGCACACAACAGGGTGTGGCTTCATTTATTGTAAGACGGGGATCTAAAGGGTTCAGGAAAAATACAGATTAGGTTGATTTTTCGGGGATAACCTCCTCGGGGCTGAGGACGTCAAGGAGGCTTTTGAGTACCCCGGTGAGGGGAATAGCCAGAATTGCCCCAAGCAGACCACCGATTTTGACGCCCAACAGCAGAGCCGCAAAGATGAGGATAGGACTGAGCCCTGTGAAGTTTCCGAGCACACGGGGCGTCACTATATTGTCCTTGACCTGCTGCACAACCACCGCCGCCAGGAGTAATTTAAAGGCTAGGATCGGCTCTAGGAGCAACGTCAGCAGAAAAACCAGCCCGATCCCAATCGACGCTCCGATAAAGGGCAAAAGCTCAAACATCCCGATGAAGAGTCCCGACAGCAGCGGATAAGGCGAACCCAGTATAAAAAATACCGGCGTCAGCACCACCGTCATAAACCCCGCCAGGATCAGTTGTCCCGTAAAGAAGACCCGCAAATTAAAGCGTAGGGACCGGGAAAAAGGCTCGCGCAGATGGGCTGGGAAGAAGCGCATCAGCCCATTCCAGAAGCGTTGACCGTCCAAGAGCATATAAAAAGCAATCACTAGGGCCAAGATGACCTCGATCAGCAAGCCAAAAGTCCCAAAGGTTAGCCCGATAGCCCCTTCGGCTACCCCCTGCACCCGTTGGCTGATTTGGCTGAAAACCTCCGCCTGGATCTGGGCTATATTCACCTCGATCCCGCGGCTTGCCAGCCACTGGCTCAGACCCAAAGCCTGTATACGGCTGGAGTTGAGAAGCTCAGGCAGTCCGGCAATAAACTGCTGGCTCTGGTCAATCACCACCGGACCGATCAACAGAGCCAACACGCCCAAAACCAGTAAGGCGACCCCATAGACCACCAGTCCAGCGATGGGTCGCTTCATCCACTTTTGTAGCCGGGTGACCGGGTAATCCATCAAAAAAGCGATAATCCCCGCCGAGACAAAGATAGCGAGGAACTGCCCGAAATAGCCCAAAGTCTCCAGCAAAGCCCACCCGCACAAGAAGACCAACAGTGCAGTCACTAAAGTTCGTTGTAGCGGAGTCCACATGGCAAAGCGCGAGCAGCACCTTCCAGGGTAACGGTTGGGCAGGAGGAGGCCATAGATCCATAGAAATGTTTCAGCTCCCCGTAAACGAAGAGCAAGAACCTACGCTCCCTGACCCCCGAGGTGGCTGCCTACGGTCTGCGATACTCTGAAACTTTTTTGATGTCAATCTTCCAGCCAGTCAGGCGGGCGGCAAGGCGGACGTTTTGGCCCTCCTTGCCGATGGCGAGGGAGAGTTGGTCATCGGGGACGATCACGTGGGATTGACGGGCATCCGGGTCGATCAGGATGACCTCGATGACTTTGGCGGGAGAGAGGGCGTTGGCGACGTAGGTCGAGGGGTCGGGGGACCAGCGGATCACGTCGATCTTCTCGCCGCGCAACTCTGCGACCACCGCCTGAATCCGCGATCCTCGGGCTCCGATACAGGCTCCTACCGGGTCCACATCCCGCTCCAGCGTGTCCACAGCGATTTTCGTGCGCGGGCCGACACTGCGCGTGGGCGGGTTGGCTTCGCGGGCGACCGCAACGATGCGGACCACTTCGTCTTCGATTTCAGGAACCTCATTGGCAAAAAGATAGACCACCAGACCGGGGTCAGCCCTGGAGACGGTGAGTTGGGGACCGCGCCGCGCCCCATCCCAGACTTTCTTGAGGAAGACTTTAAAGACGCCCCCCGTCCGGTTGTAGGACTCACCGGGGAGTTGTTCGCTCTGCGGGAGTTCAGCCTCGACCTCAGATTGTCCGAAGCCACTGGTCACCCCCATGATCACCGAGCGCCCCTCAAAGCGCAGGACCCGTGCCTGAAGCACCGTCCCCTCTAGTTCGCGAAACTCCTCTTGGATGATTTTGCGCTGCTGGTCTCTAAGCTGCTGTGTGAAGACCTGCTTGGTTTGGATCGCGGACATGCGCCCAAATTCAGCCTTACCCGGAGTGACATCCACGACGACGACCCCGCCCGCCTCGGCCTGTGGGACAACCTCGCGCACTTCAGCTAGGGAAATTTCGTGGTCCGGGGTAGATACTTTATCCACAATCGTCTTGGTCGAGAGGACGCGAAAACCTTCCTCGTCCAAGTCCAGCTCTACTTCAAAGTTATTGAAATAGTCCTCGTCATAGCTGACGTCGGATTCTTTGTAGGTCTTGCGGTAGCGTTCGTAGCCCTTCTTGAGGGCCTGCCGGAGGGCTTCGCTGACGGCGTTGTTGGGTAAATTGTTCTTCTTGCTGATGGATTCAATCAGGGCATTCATCCCTGGTAAGGGAACCATAGACATAAGGGTTTCTCCATTCATTCAGTTGTTCGGATGCCAAGCGGTCACTGTGCCAGAATCCAGGTCATGTCATTGCGCCAGTTGAACGCTTGCGACCTCAGCCCAAGGTAGGCTTACAATCCGGCCCTGGAGGGTGATCTGCACGGTCGTCTCATCGCGCTTAAGCAGGGTTCCTTCCCAGACTTTTTTTCCTTGGATCGGTCCGTAACCCGTCACCCGCACCGGAAAACCGCGAAAGGCCGCAAATTCCCGCTCGGTAGTCAGTTTACGGTCGATACCCGGACTCGAGACCTCCAGGGAATAGAGATGCTCGAACCCTTCTAGCGTGTCCAGGTAGGATTCCAATAGACGGCTAAACTGTGCACAGTCGTCGATGCCCGTGGGATGTTCCTGGTGGCGAATGTCAATACGCAACACCGGCGGATGGGCATGGGTTTTATAGGAAACAGCAAGCACCTCCAAGCCAAGGGTGGCCGCGAGGGACTGAGCCGCTTCTGTTATTTGTTCAAGGAATTGGGCTGTGGGGGTAGACATAAAAATAGGGGCTCGCTCACCCCTCTTTCTACGATACTTTCAGCCTAGCACGTGGGAAGCCCGCAGGCTGTGCTAGTCAGCGTAAATACATTTCCCAGATTCAATCGCCGTAGTGTAACGTGCTTGCAAGAAATGGATTCGCTCATCATC encodes:
- a CDS encoding Calvin cycle protein CP12 encodes the protein MTDLNQLIQKEVAEAREVCEIKGDGSKECAVAWDAVEELQAEASHRKTQVPPKTSLEQYCDSNPDAAECRLYED
- a CDS encoding AI-2E family transporter, translating into MWTPLQRTLVTALLVFLCGWALLETLGYFGQFLAIFVSAGIIAFLMDYPVTRLQKWMKRPIAGLVVYGVALLVLGVLALLIGPVVIDQSQQFIAGLPELLNSSRIQALGLSQWLASRGIEVNIAQIQAEVFSQISQRVQGVAEGAIGLTFGTFGLLIEVILALVIAFYMLLDGQRFWNGLMRFFPAHLREPFSRSLRFNLRVFFTGQLILAGFMTVVLTPVFFILGSPYPLLSGLFIGMFELLPFIGASIGIGLVFLLTLLLEPILAFKLLLAAVVVQQVKDNIVTPRVLGNFTGLSPILIFAALLLGVKIGGLLGAILAIPLTGVLKSLLDVLSPEEVIPEKST
- the nusA gene encoding transcription termination factor NusA — translated: MSMVPLPGMNALIESISKKNNLPNNAVSEALRQALKKGYERYRKTYKESDVSYDEDYFNNFEVELDLDEEGFRVLSTKTIVDKVSTPDHEISLAEVREVVPQAEAGGVVVVDVTPGKAEFGRMSAIQTKQVFTQQLRDQQRKIIQEEFRELEGTVLQARVLRFEGRSVIMGVTSGFGQSEVEAELPQSEQLPGESYNRTGGVFKVFLKKVWDGARRGPQLTVSRADPGLVVYLFANEVPEIEDEVVRIVAVAREANPPTRSVGPRTKIAVDTLERDVDPVGACIGARGSRIQAVVAELRGEKIDVIRWSPDPSTYVANALSPAKVIEVILIDPDARQSHVIVPDDQLSLAIGKEGQNVRLAARLTGWKIDIKKVSEYRRP
- a CDS encoding ribosome maturation factor RimP, producing the protein MSTPTAQFLEQITEAAQSLAATLGLEVLAVSYKTHAHPPVLRIDIRHQEHPTGIDDCAQFSRLLESYLDTLEGFEHLYSLEVSSPGIDRKLTTEREFAAFRGFPVRVTGYGPIQGKKVWEGTLLKRDETTVQITLQGRIVSLPWAEVASVQLAQ